The following is a genomic window from uncultured Fusobacterium sp..
TAACAGATGCACACATGCTAGCTCACCTATTTAAATATGACTCAGCTCAAGGAAGATTCGATGGAACTATCGAAGTTCAAGAAGATGCTTTCGTAGTAAACGGACACACAATCAAAACTTTTGCACAAGCTGATCCTAAAAACTTACCATGGGGAGATCTAGGAGTAGACGTAGTTCTAGAATGTACTGGATTCTTCACTAAAAAAGAAAAAGCAGAAGCTCACATTGAAGCAGGAGCTAAAAAAGTTGTTATTTCTGCACCAGCAACTGGAGATCTTAAAACAATAGTTTACAATGTAAACGACAACATCCTAGATGGAACTGAAACAGTTATTTCAGGAGCTTCTTGTACAACTAACTGTTTAGCACCTATGGCTAAAGCATTACAAGATAACTTTGGAATCGTAGAAGGATTAATGACTACTATCCATGCATATACAAATGACCAAAACACACTAGATGGTCCACACAGAAAAGGAGATTTCAGAAGAGCTAGAGCTGCTGCTGCAAACATCGTTCCTAACACAACTGGAGCTGCAAAAGCAATCGGACTTGTTATCCCTGAATTAAAAGGAAAATTAGATGGAGCTGCTCAAAGAGTACCAGTAATCACTGGATCAATCACTGAATTAGTAACAGTTCTTGAAAAACCAGTAACTGTAGAAGAAGTTAACGCTGCTATGAAAGCTGCTGCAACTGAATCTTTCGGATACACTGAAGAACCATTAGTATCAAGCGATATCATCGGAATCAACTATGGATCACTATTTGATGCTACTCAAACTAAAGTTATGACAGTAGGAGACAAACAACTAGTTAAAACTGTTGCTTGGTATGACAACGAAATGTCTTACACTTCTCAATTAATCAGAACTCTTAAAAAATTCGTAGAATTATCTAAATAATTACTAGAATATTGAGAATAACTAAATAGAAAATGAATAGCGGAGCTTGTTAAGTTCCGCTATTTTTAAAAATGACAATTGGAGGATTGAAATAAATGGCTAAAAAAATAGTTACAGATTTAGACGTTAAAGGAAAAAA
Proteins encoded in this region:
- the gap gene encoding type I glyceraldehyde-3-phosphate dehydrogenase is translated as MAVKVAINGFGRIGRLALRLMVGNPEFDVVAINDLTDAHMLAHLFKYDSAQGRFDGTIEVQEDAFVVNGHTIKTFAQADPKNLPWGDLGVDVVLECTGFFTKKEKAEAHIEAGAKKVVISAPATGDLKTIVYNVNDNILDGTETVISGASCTTNCLAPMAKALQDNFGIVEGLMTTIHAYTNDQNTLDGPHRKGDFRRARAAAANIVPNTTGAAKAIGLVIPELKGKLDGAAQRVPVITGSITELVTVLEKPVTVEEVNAAMKAAATESFGYTEEPLVSSDIIGINYGSLFDATQTKVMTVGDKQLVKTVAWYDNEMSYTSQLIRTLKKFVELSK